From the genome of Deinococcus sp. JMULE3, one region includes:
- a CDS encoding polyprenyl synthetase family protein, protein MTGLLTLGLPDAAFEARLREVLRSRVEFIELIGDDLVAAGGKRVRPMIALLAAQVLGASPARADWGGVRDLGVCVELLHSASLLHDDLIDDADTRRGQQAAFRRFGNVVSVMSGDFMLARLLGLLAGMPGGAALTRMFGETASVICEGEVLQFQVAAYQEYALEHYLTVIHGKTAALTQLAAEAPAVLLGAPPAHREALATFGLEYGMAFQMQDDLLDLAADEATLGKPVGGDLREGKATFPLLHLLQGPHGDEVRDVLERRASHEGDVARVQALAAQEGAFEATRAEVRRRAWLAVDALRALPAGDARDALERLAVREIERSR, encoded by the coding sequence ATGACTGGCCTTCTCACCCTCGGCCTGCCGGATGCGGCGTTCGAAGCGCGGCTGCGCGAGGTGCTGCGCTCGCGGGTGGAGTTCATCGAGCTGATCGGGGACGATCTGGTCGCGGCGGGCGGCAAGCGGGTGCGGCCGATGATCGCGCTGCTCGCGGCGCAGGTGCTGGGCGCCAGCCCGGCCCGCGCGGACTGGGGGGGCGTGCGGGACCTGGGTGTGTGCGTGGAGCTGCTGCACTCGGCGTCACTGCTGCACGACGACCTGATCGACGACGCGGATACGCGGCGGGGGCAGCAGGCGGCGTTCCGGCGCTTCGGGAACGTGGTGAGCGTCATGAGTGGGGATTTCATGCTGGCGCGGCTGCTGGGGCTGCTCGCGGGCATGCCGGGCGGCGCGGCCCTGACCCGCATGTTCGGCGAGACGGCCAGCGTGATCTGCGAGGGCGAGGTGCTGCAGTTCCAGGTGGCGGCGTACCAGGAGTACGCGCTAGAGCACTACCTGACGGTGATTCACGGGAAGACGGCGGCGCTGACGCAGCTGGCGGCCGAGGCCCCGGCGGTGCTGCTGGGCGCACCGCCGGCACACCGGGAGGCGCTGGCGACCTTCGGGCTGGAGTACGGCATGGCGTTCCAGATGCAGGACGACCTGCTGGATCTCGCGGCGGACGAGGCGACGCTGGGCAAACCGGTGGGCGGTGACCTGCGCGAGGGGAAAGCGACGTTCCCGCTGCTGCACCTGCTTCAGGGGCCGCACGGGGACGAGGTGCGGGACGTGCTGGAACGCCGCGCCTCGCACGAGGGAGACGTGGCGCGCGTGCAGGCACTGGCGGCGCAGGAGGGGGCCTTCGAGGCGACCCGCGCCGAGGTGCGCCGCCGGGCGTGGCTGGCGGTGGACGCCCTGCGCGCCCTGCCTGCCGGGGACGCGCGGGACGCGCTGGAGCGGCTGGCGGTGCGCGAGATCGAACGCAGCCGCTGA
- a CDS encoding GNAT family N-acetyltransferase — MSLTVQAVSGAALAPFIADLARLRTTVFREFPYLYEGSAAYEEAYLRTYLDAPDAVVILARDGERVVGASSALPLTQETGEIRAPFAGSEFDERDVLYLGESVLLPEYRGRGLGHAFFDGREAHARTLGLTVTAFCAVQRLEDHPLRPQPYRAHDAFWAARGYVERPDLHTTLSWPEIGGGNAANAMRFWVRRDLT, encoded by the coding sequence TTGAGCCTGACCGTACAGGCGGTGAGTGGCGCGGCACTGGCGCCGTTCATCGCGGATCTGGCGCGGCTGCGGACCACCGTCTTCCGGGAGTTCCCGTACCTGTACGAGGGCAGCGCCGCCTACGAGGAAGCGTACCTGCGCACGTACCTGGACGCGCCGGACGCCGTGGTGATTCTCGCGCGGGACGGGGAGCGGGTGGTGGGGGCCAGCAGCGCCCTGCCGCTGACGCAGGAGACCGGCGAGATCCGCGCGCCGTTCGCCGGGTCCGAGTTCGACGAGCGGGACGTGCTGTACCTCGGTGAGAGCGTCCTGCTGCCCGAGTACCGGGGGCGCGGCCTGGGGCACGCGTTCTTCGATGGCCGCGAGGCGCACGCCCGCACGCTGGGCCTGACGGTCACGGCGTTCTGCGCGGTGCAGCGCCTGGAGGATCACCCGCTGCGGCCGCAGCCGTACCGCGCGCACGACGCGTTCTGGGCGGCGCGTGGGTACGTGGAACGCCCGGACCTGCACACGACGCTGTCCTGGCCGGAGATCGGCGGTGGGAACGCGGCCAACGCGATGCGCTTCTGGGTGCGCCGGGACCTTACTTGA
- a CDS encoding Glu/Leu/Phe/Val dehydrogenase — protein MRASGLNWQGLMEQLRLALPHCEVTDQSLAYFKYPKRTVSVNLPVRMDDGSIRVFRGYRTVHSTSRGPSMGGVRLREGVNAHECEVLAAITTLKTAVADLPLGGAKGGVDVDPATLSPHELEGVVRRYTSELVELIGHNEDILAPDVGSDAQAMAWMLDTYNENTGTTSNGVVVGKPIPLGGSYGSKDARGRSAALVTARVLEDRGESLERAKVAVYGFGDVGRRAAQTLAAQGALVIAVSDQDGATFASAGLDLDALSAYREERGSVAGFATDITPAEVTELDVDVLMLAYDYGTVNAGNAHAVRARYVVEATNRAVLPEAERFLTQGGVQVIPDLIASIGGVVVNYLEWVQDASNFFWTEEEIEAAIDQRVNVAVSDVMGVARTRQTDLRTAAYALALNRLHNATVMRGVYP, from the coding sequence ATGCGGGCATCAGGACTCAACTGGCAGGGCCTCATGGAGCAACTCCGGCTGGCACTGCCCCACTGCGAGGTCACCGACCAGTCCCTCGCGTACTTCAAGTACCCCAAACGCACCGTCAGCGTGAACCTCCCGGTGCGCATGGACGACGGCAGCATCCGCGTGTTCCGCGGCTACCGCACCGTGCACAGCACCTCACGCGGGCCCAGCATGGGCGGCGTGCGCCTGCGTGAAGGCGTCAACGCCCACGAGTGCGAGGTGCTCGCCGCGATCACGACCCTCAAGACCGCCGTGGCCGACCTGCCCCTGGGCGGCGCCAAGGGCGGCGTGGACGTCGATCCCGCCACCCTCAGCCCCCACGAGCTGGAGGGCGTGGTGCGCCGCTACACCAGCGAACTGGTGGAACTGATCGGCCACAACGAGGACATCCTCGCGCCCGACGTGGGCAGCGACGCGCAGGCCATGGCCTGGATGCTCGACACGTACAACGAGAACACCGGCACGACCAGCAACGGCGTCGTGGTCGGCAAGCCCATCCCGCTGGGCGGCAGCTACGGCAGCAAGGACGCGCGTGGCCGCAGCGCCGCGCTGGTCACCGCGCGCGTGCTGGAAGACAGGGGCGAGAGCCTGGAGCGGGCCAAGGTCGCCGTGTACGGCTTCGGGGACGTGGGCCGCCGCGCCGCGCAGACCCTCGCCGCGCAGGGCGCGCTGGTCATCGCCGTGTCCGACCAGGACGGCGCGACCTTCGCCAGCGCCGGACTGGACCTGGACGCACTGTCCGCGTACCGCGAGGAGCGGGGCAGCGTGGCGGGCTTCGCGACCGACATCACCCCCGCCGAGGTCACCGAGCTGGACGTGGACGTCCTGATGCTCGCGTACGACTACGGCACCGTGAACGCCGGGAACGCCCACGCCGTGCGCGCCCGCTACGTCGTGGAGGCCACCAACCGCGCCGTGCTGCCCGAAGCCGAACGCTTCCTGACGCAGGGGGGCGTGCAGGTCATCCCGGACCTGATCGCCAGCATCGGCGGCGTGGTCGTGAACTACCTGGAATGGGTGCAGGACGCCAGCAACTTCTTCTGGACCGAGGAAGAGATCGAGGCCGCCATCGACCAGCGCGTGAACGTCGCCGTGAGTGACGTCATGGGCGTGGCCCGCACGCGCCAGACCGACCTGCGGACCGCCGCGTACGCCCTGGCCCTGAACCGCCTGCACAACGCCACCGTGATGCGTGGCGTGTACCCATGA
- a CDS encoding DUF11 domain-containing protein, with product MQPDFKRIASTLSALLAVSVSASAQDISTSLPLTTVGDRLMWTVGDQDLTLEVPLDGPVRLELYSPRLDQSDYRADTYYGDEQYDANRSQVTTTFTVLREDGSTLLTRTFTPGQHDWETLLDQELPAGRYRIRAATSGNGKNTFAIRLAGVSAEVNADQISVNVHSREWVPAVNVTTDGRTHVLRMYDGDGPQELQARLRDTEGNLYPLQVSADLTYTDLPLPERAGTYTVELRQPATARQFSNTVGFGLIRAGSPAPITVARVDQTGMLGVTAELILPGETRPTTAQVTVGKTPVTVNGSFERRVVAGTYPVTAAPVPGAQVSVSGEITVPKDGRGDARVQIRPDVNLDLQTDKLDVCVGDTVTLRARAATEFQGDLPLTLSLDLPGLGDAQEKTGTLNAATPGELSFTAAPTQPGPLTITARLAPWGLERQVKVNVLADSTALQVQRSAPGVATVGDEITLGLTLRNTGDQRVTYRLRDDLPAGLEALDSTEFTGVLAPGETRTLTHTARVTQPGTHTLTARIGTDTCAATQTTSAQIQAQAPAPTPQPTPAPEPAPAPQAQRSSSVSLPFDAPAQATELVVAHAVPTGAQYVPGSARMNGQPLADPLRGPSGTLYWTLPGTAQRTGSALRGAVTYDLSHTGPLGELPAPALLARFKGERSEILQGRVDEGDLRAARPLGSVQNTLNENPGAIKFPLQGSLIRIRDRINITVEVPQGAAQPLTVNGQVISDDRIGETTTDPTRGVRRLTYVGVPLKAGLNTLQLGADTVTVQLVGATARTEITPVTLKADGATPIRLKIRTLDANGNPSSQANVTLSSSLEPLNPDANPGESGYQIRLEGGEGELVLQPQSTPTTLKLKVMQGQDVLTRTFDITPDDSRVGVGLISATLGLDGNLNLSDDLTWQARASYEGPLAGGKLYVAADKDGLPTEQDTLRRFAAFGDASVQSTPLQGIDPVAARYDHPTLRAEYRRSSLPIDVLPVGEQLTALTVTSKSNPQVSGFVALVPEDRAQDTLTPEGTRLLRLTRGNVAEGSETLVVQTLEQGTGKVLAQQTLARNVDYILDTRTGIVTLARALDDTDARLNDIRVQATYRLNNPLDQRQLAYGAQIKYQAAQATVGAAVISLDGTVTAGARATYDNGTTRTDGLLAYSGGFQASADLSTTLGRSSIQARIRYQDGQYQGLAPIAPGLNANASVSTQHTTSLSSSVQAEYHNTLGAAAKDKQGGSVTARADYRLAPFSVGAGVKYAYGDQYGVGAVLSAGYHRSPVDVDITHTQPLAGTAGGNLDPITTVTTRYAVTDAITLGITDEINWKTGQRATLTLDSRLGSTNYQVAYDLPTAGGQGNRARFGVTTTVALSDQLTAGVRGSATYAISTREPQLGAGLDLNYKTQTLSATTGTDLTYSNKGFGVVLRGGVSGSLSDHLTLTADGLVEFGAGKNGQRAAIGFAYRNRTFNALGSARYVNGTLAGNQPELSSNFAAEYRQPTWALRAGLDTRTLLNDPDSFTAQLGLSGTYYLTDRIGIGAWGRALTQPGSGTTQYGYGLEASVRALPGTWITAGYNPQGFTGIGNTYTRQGAYLRLDLTLDDTLGK from the coding sequence GTGCAACCGGACTTCAAGCGCATCGCCTCGACCCTCTCGGCCCTGCTGGCCGTGAGTGTCTCGGCCAGCGCACAGGACATCAGCACCAGCCTGCCCCTGACCACCGTCGGCGACCGCCTGATGTGGACCGTTGGTGACCAGGACCTGACCCTGGAAGTCCCGCTGGACGGCCCCGTACGGCTGGAACTGTACAGCCCGCGCCTGGACCAGAGCGACTACCGCGCCGACACCTACTACGGGGACGAGCAGTACGACGCCAACCGCAGCCAGGTCACCACCACCTTCACCGTGCTGCGCGAGGACGGCAGCACCCTGCTGACCCGCACCTTCACCCCTGGCCAGCACGACTGGGAGACCCTGCTCGACCAGGAACTTCCCGCCGGGCGCTACCGCATCCGCGCCGCCACCAGCGGCAACGGCAAGAACACCTTCGCGATCCGCCTCGCGGGCGTCAGTGCCGAAGTGAACGCCGACCAGATCAGCGTCAACGTCCACTCCCGCGAGTGGGTCCCGGCCGTGAACGTCACCACCGACGGCCGCACCCACGTCCTGCGCATGTACGACGGCGACGGCCCCCAGGAACTCCAGGCCCGCCTGCGCGACACCGAAGGCAACCTCTACCCCCTGCAGGTCAGCGCCGACCTGACCTACACCGACCTGCCCCTGCCAGAGCGGGCCGGAACCTACACCGTCGAACTGCGCCAGCCGGCCACCGCCCGCCAGTTCAGCAACACCGTCGGCTTCGGCCTGATCCGCGCCGGGAGCCCCGCGCCCATCACGGTCGCCCGCGTCGACCAGACCGGCATGCTGGGCGTCACCGCCGAACTGATCCTCCCCGGCGAGACCCGCCCCACCACCGCGCAGGTCACCGTGGGTAAGACCCCTGTGACAGTCAATGGCAGCTTCGAGCGCCGCGTCGTCGCCGGGACGTACCCGGTGACCGCCGCGCCCGTCCCCGGCGCGCAGGTCAGCGTCAGCGGCGAGATCACCGTGCCCAAGGACGGCCGGGGCGACGCCCGCGTGCAGATCCGCCCCGACGTGAACCTCGACCTGCAGACCGACAAGCTGGACGTCTGCGTGGGTGACACCGTCACCCTCCGCGCCCGCGCGGCCACCGAATTCCAGGGCGACCTGCCCCTGACCCTCAGCCTGGACCTGCCGGGCCTCGGTGACGCCCAGGAGAAGACCGGCACCCTGAACGCCGCGACCCCCGGCGAACTGAGCTTCACCGCTGCCCCCACCCAGCCCGGCCCGCTGACCATCACCGCCCGCCTGGCCCCCTGGGGTCTGGAACGCCAGGTGAAGGTCAACGTGCTGGCCGACAGCACCGCCCTGCAAGTCCAGCGCAGCGCCCCCGGCGTGGCCACCGTCGGCGACGAGATCACCCTGGGCCTCACGCTGCGCAACACCGGCGACCAGCGCGTCACCTACCGCCTGCGCGACGACCTGCCCGCCGGACTCGAAGCGCTGGACAGCACCGAGTTCACCGGCGTCCTCGCCCCAGGCGAGACCCGCACCCTGACCCACACGGCCCGCGTCACGCAGCCCGGCACGCACACCCTGACCGCCCGCATCGGGACCGACACCTGCGCCGCCACCCAGACGACCTCCGCGCAGATCCAGGCTCAGGCACCGGCCCCCACCCCGCAGCCCACCCCCGCCCCGGAACCCGCACCAGCCCCGCAGGCGCAGCGCAGCAGCAGCGTCTCGCTGCCGTTCGACGCGCCCGCCCAGGCCACCGAACTGGTCGTCGCGCACGCCGTGCCCACCGGCGCGCAGTACGTGCCCGGCAGCGCCCGCATGAACGGCCAGCCGCTCGCCGACCCGCTGCGCGGCCCCAGCGGCACCCTGTACTGGACGCTGCCCGGCACCGCCCAGCGCACGGGCAGCGCCCTGCGCGGCGCCGTCACCTACGACCTGAGCCACACCGGCCCGCTGGGCGAACTGCCCGCGCCCGCCCTGCTCGCCCGCTTCAAGGGCGAACGCAGCGAGATCCTGCAGGGCCGCGTGGACGAGGGCGACCTGCGCGCCGCCCGCCCCCTGGGCAGCGTCCAGAACACCCTGAACGAGAACCCGGGCGCCATCAAGTTCCCCCTGCAGGGCAGCCTGATCCGCATCCGCGACCGCATCAACATCACCGTGGAAGTCCCGCAGGGCGCCGCGCAACCCCTGACCGTCAACGGCCAGGTCATCAGCGACGACCGCATCGGCGAGACCACCACCGACCCCACCCGCGGCGTGCGCCGCCTCACCTACGTCGGCGTGCCCCTCAAGGCAGGCCTGAACACCCTGCAGCTCGGGGCCGACACCGTCACCGTGCAACTGGTCGGCGCCACCGCCCGCACCGAGATCACCCCCGTGACACTCAAGGCCGACGGCGCCACGCCCATCCGCCTGAAGATCCGCACCCTGGACGCCAACGGCAACCCCAGCAGCCAGGCGAACGTCACCCTGAGCAGCTCCCTGGAACCCCTGAACCCCGACGCCAACCCCGGCGAGAGCGGCTACCAGATCCGCCTGGAGGGCGGCGAGGGCGAACTCGTCCTGCAACCCCAGTCCACCCCCACCACCCTGAAACTGAAGGTCATGCAGGGCCAGGACGTCCTGACCCGCACCTTCGACATCACCCCCGACGACAGCCGCGTCGGCGTCGGCCTGATCAGCGCCACCCTGGGCCTCGACGGAAACCTGAACCTGAGTGACGACCTGACCTGGCAGGCCCGCGCCAGCTACGAAGGCCCCCTGGCAGGCGGCAAACTGTACGTCGCCGCCGACAAGGACGGCCTGCCCACCGAACAGGACACCCTCAGGCGCTTCGCGGCCTTCGGGGACGCCAGCGTCCAGAGCACCCCGCTGCAGGGCATCGACCCCGTCGCCGCCCGCTACGACCACCCCACCCTGCGCGCCGAGTACCGCCGCAGCAGCCTGCCCATCGACGTGCTGCCCGTCGGCGAACAGCTGACCGCCCTGACCGTCACCAGCAAGAGCAACCCCCAGGTCAGCGGCTTCGTCGCCCTGGTCCCCGAGGACCGCGCCCAGGACACCCTGACCCCCGAAGGCACCCGCCTGCTGCGCCTGACCCGCGGCAACGTCGCCGAGGGCAGCGAAACCCTGGTCGTCCAGACCCTGGAACAGGGCACCGGCAAGGTCCTCGCCCAGCAGACCCTGGCCCGCAACGTCGACTACATCCTCGACACCCGCACCGGCATCGTCACCCTGGCCCGCGCCCTCGACGACACCGACGCCCGCCTGAACGACATCCGCGTGCAGGCCACCTACCGCCTGAACAACCCCCTGGACCAGCGCCAGCTCGCCTACGGCGCCCAGATCAAGTACCAGGCCGCGCAGGCCACGGTCGGCGCCGCCGTCATCAGCCTCGACGGGACCGTCACCGCCGGCGCCCGCGCCACCTACGACAACGGCACCACCCGCACCGACGGCCTGCTCGCGTACTCCGGCGGCTTCCAGGCCAGCGCCGACCTCAGCACCACCCTGGGCCGCAGCAGCATTCAGGCGCGCATCCGCTACCAGGACGGCCAGTACCAGGGCCTCGCCCCGATCGCCCCCGGCCTGAACGCCAACGCCAGCGTCAGCACCCAGCACACCACCAGCCTCAGCAGCAGCGTCCAGGCCGAATACCACAACACCCTCGGCGCCGCCGCGAAAGACAAACAGGGGGGCAGCGTCACCGCCCGTGCCGACTACCGCCTCGCGCCCTTCAGCGTCGGCGCCGGCGTCAAGTACGCCTACGGCGACCAGTACGGCGTCGGCGCCGTCCTCAGCGCCGGGTACCACCGCTCCCCCGTCGACGTGGACATCACCCACACCCAGCCGCTGGCCGGAACCGCCGGAGGCAACCTCGACCCCATCACCACCGTCACCACCCGCTACGCCGTCACCGACGCCATCACCCTCGGCATCACCGACGAGATCAACTGGAAGACCGGCCAGCGCGCCACCCTGACCCTCGACAGCCGCCTGGGCAGCACCAACTACCAGGTCGCCTACGACCTCCCCACCGCAGGCGGCCAGGGCAACCGCGCCCGCTTCGGCGTCACCACCACCGTCGCCCTCAGCGACCAGCTGACCGCCGGCGTACGCGGCAGCGCCACCTACGCCATCAGCACCCGCGAACCCCAGCTCGGCGCCGGACTCGACCTGAACTACAAGACCCAGACCCTCAGCGCCACCACCGGCACCGACCTCACCTACAGCAACAAGGGCTTCGGCGTCGTCCTGCGCGGCGGCGTCAGCGGCAGCCTGAGCGACCACCTGACCCTCACCGCCGACGGCCTCGTTGAATTCGGCGCCGGAAAGAACGGCCAGCGCGCCGCCATCGGCTTCGCGTACCGCAACCGCACCTTCAACGCCCTGGGCAGCGCCCGCTACGTCAACGGCACCCTCGCCGGAAACCAGCCCGAACTCAGCAGCAACTTCGCCGCCGAATACCGCCAGCCCACCTGGGCCCTGCGCGCCGGACTCGACACCCGCACCCTGCTGAACGACCCCGACAGCTTCACTGCCCAGCTCGGCCTGAGCGGCACCTACTACCTCACCGACCGCATCGGCATCGGCGCCTGGGGCCGCGCCCTCACCCAGCCCGGCAGCGGCACCACCCAGTACGGCTACGGCCTCGAAGCCAGCGTCCGCGCCCTGCCCGGCACCTGGATCACCGCCGGGTACAACCCCCAGGGCTTCACCGGCATCGGCAACACCTACACCCGCCAGGGCGCCTACCTGCGCCTCGACCTGACCCTCGACGACACCCTCGGCAAGTAA
- a CDS encoding general stress protein: protein MESVVALFREPQQAQGALQTLLQRGFDRDHLGFALTDVVAQEDIAQQTGVSPEAGQPAGSAAVLKGAWLGIVGGLVLTVPIWLLLLIIPATRIYADGGVLGILFGVIGGGALGGLFGALAGSDHGDFVNLLRRMGVPAAQAEQFYGGMKGGHVMVIARDPSGERADEALSVMRKHGAVKLEDVVGAGQLQSERH, encoded by the coding sequence ATGGAAAGTGTCGTTGCTCTCTTCCGCGAACCCCAGCAGGCGCAGGGGGCGCTGCAGACCCTGCTGCAGCGCGGCTTTGACCGTGATCACCTGGGCTTCGCCCTGACGGACGTCGTCGCGCAGGAGGACATCGCCCAGCAGACCGGCGTCAGCCCCGAAGCCGGGCAGCCCGCTGGGTCCGCCGCCGTCCTCAAGGGCGCGTGGCTGGGCATCGTCGGCGGCCTGGTGCTGACCGTCCCCATCTGGCTGCTGCTGCTGATCATCCCCGCCACCCGCATCTACGCGGACGGCGGCGTGCTGGGCATCCTGTTCGGCGTGATCGGCGGCGGCGCCCTGGGCGGCCTGTTCGGCGCGCTGGCCGGCAGCGACCACGGCGACTTCGTGAACCTGCTGCGCCGCATGGGCGTTCCCGCCGCGCAGGCCGAGCAGTTCTACGGCGGCATGAAGGGCGGGCACGTCATGGTCATCGCCCGCGACCCCAGCGGCGAACGCGCCGACGAGGCCCTGAGCGTCATGCGCAAGCACGGCGCCGTGAAACTCGAAGACGTCGTGGGTGCCGGTCAGCTCCAGAGCGAACGCCACTAA
- the mutY gene encoding A/G-specific adenine glycosylase, with amino-acid sequence MPALSAELPELRAALLAWFDRQGRDLPWRQGREGHRDPYRAWVAEVLLQQTQVARGLTYYARFLAAFPTVQALADAPQDDVLKAWEGCGYYARARNLHRAAQVVAARGFPADHAGWLALPGVGPYTAAALSSLTLNEPRAVNDGNVRRVLARLHAEPQPTPAWVQAQADALLDPARPGAWNEAVMDLGATVCTPKNPQCGACPLRAWCAAHASGHPAAYPAPKVRPPAREVHAVAVLIGTPQRAVLERREGTLLGGLMGLPVQVFDPARPGAQAQALRELCARLHATPAGALGQVTHVMTHRRVTLHLHRAGGGPTPQDVTRAALSRLDHKALHLAQAHADSLFT; translated from the coding sequence GTGCCTGCTTTGAGTGCCGAACTTCCCGAACTGCGCGCCGCGCTGCTGGCGTGGTTCGACCGGCAGGGCCGCGACCTGCCCTGGCGTCAGGGCCGCGAGGGTCACCGCGACCCGTACCGCGCCTGGGTGGCCGAGGTGCTCCTGCAACAGACGCAGGTCGCGCGCGGACTGACCTACTACGCGCGCTTCCTGGCGGCCTTCCCCACCGTGCAGGCCCTTGCGGACGCCCCGCAGGACGACGTCCTGAAAGCATGGGAGGGCTGCGGGTACTACGCCCGCGCCCGCAACCTGCACCGCGCCGCGCAGGTGGTCGCTGCGCGTGGCTTCCCAGCGGATCACGCCGGGTGGCTGGCGCTGCCCGGCGTCGGTCCGTACACCGCCGCCGCCCTGAGCAGCCTGACCCTGAACGAGCCGCGCGCCGTGAACGACGGGAACGTCCGCCGCGTCCTGGCCCGCCTGCACGCCGAACCCCAGCCCACGCCCGCCTGGGTGCAGGCGCAGGCGGACGCCCTGCTGGACCCGGCGCGGCCCGGCGCGTGGAACGAGGCGGTCATGGACCTGGGCGCCACCGTCTGCACCCCGAAAAATCCGCAGTGCGGCGCCTGCCCGCTGCGGGCGTGGTGCGCCGCGCACGCCAGCGGGCACCCCGCCGCGTACCCCGCCCCGAAGGTCCGCCCGCCCGCGCGGGAGGTGCACGCCGTCGCCGTCCTGATCGGCACGCCGCAGAGGGCCGTGCTGGAACGCCGCGAGGGCACGCTGCTCGGCGGGCTGATGGGCCTCCCGGTCCAGGTGTTCGACCCGGCCCGGCCCGGCGCGCAGGCGCAGGCGCTGCGTGAACTGTGCGCGCGCCTGCATGCCACGCCCGCCGGGGCGCTGGGGCAGGTGACCCACGTCATGACGCACCGCCGCGTCACCCTGCACCTGCACCGTGCCGGCGGCGGCCCCACACCGCAGGACGTCACGCGCGCCGCGCTGTCCCGCCTGGACCACAAGGCGCTGCATCTGGCGCAGGCGCACGCCGACTCGCTGTTCACCTGA
- a CDS encoding ketosteroid isomerase-related protein: MTDATRTLIEQYYAAFNAADFAGMLALLTDDVRHDINEGGTQVGVDAFRAFLAKMDAHYREQARDLVVMTTPDGTRAGAEFVIHGEYLRTDPGLPEASGQRYVLPVGAFFEVRGGRIARVTNYYNLADWSRQVGA; encoded by the coding sequence ATGACCGACGCGACCCGCACCCTGATCGAGCAGTACTACGCCGCGTTCAACGCCGCCGACTTCGCGGGCATGCTGGCCCTGCTGACCGACGACGTCCGGCACGACATCAACGAGGGCGGCACCCAGGTGGGCGTGGACGCCTTCCGGGCGTTCCTGGCGAAGATGGACGCCCACTACCGCGAGCAGGCGCGGGATCTGGTCGTCATGACGACCCCGGACGGCACGCGGGCGGGCGCGGAGTTCGTGATTCACGGGGAGTACCTGCGGACCGATCCGGGCCTCCCCGAGGCGAGTGGGCAGCGGTACGTGCTGCCGGTGGGGGCGTTCTTCGAGGTGCGCGGCGGGCGGATCGCGCGGGTCACGAACTACTACAACCTCGCGGACTGGTCCCGGCAGGTGGGTGCTTGA